One window of the Allosaccharopolyspora coralli genome contains the following:
- a CDS encoding (2Fe-2S)-binding protein codes for MPRITVNVDGSSYTDDVQPRTLLVQYLREQLGKVGTVVGCDTSNCGACTVHMDGHSVKSCSVLAVQADGHDVTTVEGLARDGQLHPMQEAFHDNHALQCGFCTPGMIMQALDLLADNPEPDDEQVREGLEGNLCRCTGYQNIVNAVQDAAQRMQPGAGPPMEQAQETSTRTHVAGGQ; via the coding sequence ATGCCGCGCATCACCGTCAACGTCGACGGCTCGTCCTACACCGACGACGTCCAGCCGCGCACGCTGCTCGTGCAATACCTTCGCGAGCAGCTGGGCAAGGTCGGAACCGTCGTCGGTTGCGACACCAGTAACTGCGGAGCCTGCACCGTCCACATGGACGGGCACAGCGTGAAATCGTGCTCCGTGCTCGCAGTCCAGGCCGACGGCCACGACGTCACCACCGTCGAAGGTCTCGCCCGCGACGGACAATTGCATCCGATGCAGGAAGCCTTCCACGACAACCATGCCTTGCAGTGCGGGTTCTGCACGCCCGGGATGATCATGCAGGCGCTCGACCTGCTTGCCGACAATCCCGAGCCCGACGACGAGCAGGTTCGCGAGGGCCTCGAAGGAAACTTGTGCCGCTGCACCGGTTACCAGAACATCGTCAACGCCGTGCAGGACGCCGCCCAGCGCATGCAGCCCGGTGCCGGTCCGCCGATGGAGCAAGCCCAGGAGACCAGCACCAGGACACACGTGGCAGGAGGTCAGTAG
- a CDS encoding xanthine dehydrogenase family protein molybdopterin-binding subunit yields the protein MTSTLEPELGRARKRKEDARLITGRTHWTDNMTLPGMLHLAILRSPVAHATISSIDTEEARRMSGVQAVITGRDIADEQGSLPCAWPITEDMKAPNAPPLAVDAVHFAGEAVAIVAARSAAEARDALDMIDVDYEDLPVVLDMEQAIAADSPLVHDDLGTNSSATWSFDSAEAETGGDVEQALSSAEVRVDRTFRQQRLIPAFMEPRSVVVDPTGDQTTMWSATQVPHILRLMLAMTLGVPEHKIRVIAPDVGGGFGGKLQVTPEEVLAFVLARKLNRPVKWTETRSETMVSGHHGRDQIQKLSMSATRDGTITGLKVELLADMGAYLRLVTPGVPILGALMFNSIYKIPAYHFTCTNVFTNKTPTDAYRGAGRPEATFGIERMMDELAAELGMDPMEVRRKNWINNDEFPYTTVAGLTYDSGNYEAATDKAMEMFGYQALRAEQEERRRMNDPVQLGIGVSTFTEMCGLAPSRVLGSLSYGAGGWEHASVRMLPTGKVEVVTGVSPHGQGHETAWSQIVADRLGVPFDDVEIVHGDTQSSPRGLDTYGSRSLAVGGMAVVSAADKVIEKAKKVAAHMLECSEDDLEFEQGRLGVRGTDKGVGIGECALAVFTAHDLPDGMEPSLDADATFDPENFSFPHGTHLCATEVDTETGRVRVRSYVCVDDVGAVVNPLIVEGQVHGGLAQGIAQALFEEAVHDSEGTLTTATLADYLVPSAADLPRYETGLTETKATTNALGVKGVGEAGTIASTPAVVNAVVDSIRHLGVNDVEMPCSPQRVWRAAQGRRASGAEAAEAGGGLGSMGGSGGFATGQGGSR from the coding sequence ATGACATCCACACTCGAACCGGAACTCGGTCGCGCGCGCAAGCGCAAGGAGGACGCTCGTCTGATCACGGGGCGGACGCACTGGACCGACAACATGACGCTGCCGGGGATGCTGCATCTGGCGATTCTGCGCAGCCCGGTCGCGCACGCCACGATCTCCTCCATCGACACCGAGGAAGCCCGCCGCATGTCCGGTGTCCAAGCGGTGATCACGGGCCGCGACATCGCCGACGAACAGGGCTCGCTGCCCTGCGCGTGGCCGATCACCGAGGACATGAAGGCGCCGAACGCGCCGCCGCTGGCCGTCGACGCAGTGCACTTCGCCGGTGAAGCCGTCGCGATCGTCGCGGCCCGCAGCGCCGCCGAGGCCCGGGACGCGCTCGACATGATCGACGTCGACTACGAGGATCTGCCCGTCGTCCTGGACATGGAGCAGGCGATCGCCGCCGACTCGCCGCTGGTACACGACGATCTCGGAACCAACAGCAGCGCCACCTGGTCCTTCGACTCGGCCGAGGCGGAAACCGGCGGGGACGTCGAGCAGGCGCTGTCCTCGGCCGAGGTTCGCGTCGACCGGACCTTCCGGCAGCAGCGCCTCATTCCGGCGTTCATGGAACCCCGCTCGGTGGTCGTCGACCCGACCGGGGATCAGACGACGATGTGGTCGGCCACCCAGGTGCCGCACATCCTGCGGCTGATGCTCGCGATGACGCTGGGCGTGCCGGAGCACAAGATTCGCGTCATCGCGCCCGACGTCGGCGGTGGCTTCGGCGGCAAGTTGCAGGTGACGCCGGAGGAGGTTCTCGCCTTCGTCCTCGCCCGCAAACTCAACCGTCCGGTGAAGTGGACCGAGACCCGTTCCGAGACGATGGTCTCCGGGCACCACGGGCGCGACCAGATCCAGAAGCTGTCGATGTCGGCCACCAGGGACGGCACGATCACCGGGCTCAAGGTCGAGCTGCTCGCCGACATGGGCGCCTATCTGCGGCTGGTCACTCCGGGCGTGCCGATCCTGGGTGCGCTGATGTTCAACTCGATCTACAAGATCCCCGCGTACCACTTCACGTGCACCAACGTGTTCACGAACAAGACCCCCACCGACGCCTATCGAGGTGCTGGGCGGCCCGAGGCGACGTTCGGGATCGAGCGGATGATGGACGAGCTCGCCGCCGAGCTCGGGATGGATCCGATGGAGGTGCGGCGCAAGAACTGGATCAACAACGACGAGTTCCCGTACACCACCGTCGCCGGACTCACCTACGACAGCGGAAACTACGAAGCCGCCACCGACAAGGCGATGGAGATGTTCGGCTATCAGGCTCTGCGTGCCGAGCAGGAGGAGCGGCGGCGGATGAACGACCCGGTGCAGCTGGGCATCGGGGTCTCCACGTTCACCGAGATGTGCGGGCTCGCACCGTCCCGGGTGCTGGGCTCGCTGTCGTACGGCGCGGGCGGTTGGGAACACGCCTCGGTGCGGATGCTGCCCACCGGCAAGGTCGAGGTGGTCACCGGGGTGTCGCCGCACGGTCAGGGCCACGAGACGGCGTGGAGCCAAATCGTCGCCGACCGCCTGGGCGTTCCGTTCGACGACGTCGAGATCGTGCACGGCGACACCCAGAGTTCGCCGCGTGGGCTCGACACCTACGGCTCGCGCTCGCTCGCGGTCGGGGGTATGGCGGTCGTCTCGGCCGCGGACAAAGTGATCGAGAAAGCGAAGAAGGTCGCCGCGCACATGCTCGAATGCTCCGAGGACGACCTGGAGTTCGAACAGGGCCGACTCGGCGTGCGCGGAACGGACAAAGGCGTCGGGATCGGTGAGTGCGCGTTGGCGGTGTTCACCGCGCACGATCTGCCGGACGGGATGGAGCCGAGCCTGGACGCCGACGCCACGTTCGACCCCGAGAACTTCTCGTTCCCGCACGGCACTCACTTGTGTGCGACCGAAGTGGACACCGAGACGGGACGAGTGCGGGTCCGTTCGTACGTCTGCGTCGACGACGTCGGTGCCGTGGTCAACCCGCTCATCGTGGAAGGACAGGTCCACGGTGGACTCGCGCAGGGAATCGCGCAGGCGCTGTTCGAGGAGGCGGTGCACGACTCGGAGGGCACCCTCACGACGGCGACGCTGGCGGATTACCTGGTCCCGTCGGCGGCGGACCTCCCGCGCTACGAGACGGGACTGACCGAGACGAAGGCGACGACGAACGCGCTCGGCGTCAAGGGAGTGGGCGAGGCGGGCACCATCGCCTCGACACCGGCCGTGGTCAACGCCGTCGTCGACTCGATACGGCATCTCGGTGTCAACGACGTCGAGATGCCCTGCTCGCCGCAACGTGTCTGGCGCGCAGCACAAGGACGGCGCGCTTCGGGCGCCGAAGCCGCCGAAGCGGGCGGCGGACTCGGATCGATGGGTGGCAGTGGCGGATTCGCCACAGGACAAGGAGGTTCCCGGTGA
- a CDS encoding FAD binding domain-containing protein — MIPAAFDYVAPSTVEEALSALGQAGDDAKVLAGGQSLMPVLRMRLADPQLVVDLGKIGEMNGIREDGDSLVIGAMTTHHEVMRDRLVQEHASLITLATRTVADPQVRHRGTFGGSIAHADPAGDTLAPALALDAEMVVASADGRRSVPAAEFFQDYFTTAIGPEELLVEVRIPKWTGWGAHYEKFNRVAQAWSMVGVAAAIRVSGGAIAEARIALTNMGPTPIRATGVEQALVGQSPTSESVRSAARHATEGTSPTADASADVDYREHLAEVLTGRAVIAASGV; from the coding sequence GTGATACCCGCCGCGTTCGACTACGTAGCACCGTCCACAGTGGAAGAAGCATTGTCCGCGCTGGGCCAAGCCGGGGACGATGCGAAAGTGCTCGCCGGCGGCCAGAGTCTGATGCCGGTTCTCCGAATGCGGCTCGCCGACCCGCAACTGGTCGTCGACCTAGGCAAGATCGGGGAGATGAACGGCATCCGCGAAGACGGCGACTCGCTCGTCATCGGTGCGATGACCACTCACCACGAGGTCATGCGGGACCGGCTCGTCCAAGAGCACGCCTCGCTGATCACGTTGGCCACGCGCACCGTCGCGGACCCGCAGGTCCGTCATCGGGGGACCTTCGGTGGTTCGATCGCGCACGCCGACCCGGCGGGGGACACGCTGGCCCCGGCGCTGGCGTTGGACGCCGAGATGGTGGTCGCGAGTGCCGATGGACGACGCAGTGTTCCCGCCGCCGAGTTCTTCCAGGACTACTTCACCACCGCGATCGGCCCCGAGGAACTCCTCGTCGAGGTGCGGATTCCGAAGTGGACCGGGTGGGGTGCCCACTACGAGAAGTTCAACCGCGTCGCGCAGGCGTGGTCGATGGTCGGCGTGGCCGCCGCCATCCGGGTCTCCGGCGGGGCGATCGCCGAGGCTCGGATCGCGCTCACCAACATGGGCCCGACGCCGATCCGGGCCACCGGGGTCGAGCAGGCGCTCGTGGGGCAGTCGCCCACCTCGGAGAGTGTGCGGTCCGCGGCACGGCACGCCACCGAGGGCACCAGCCCCACGGCGGACGCCAGTGCCGACGTGGACTACCGCGAGCATCTCGCCGAGGTGCTCACCGGCAGGGCGGTGATCGCCGCCTCCGGCGTGTGA
- a CDS encoding SRPBCC family protein — protein sequence MQHNFSVGVPIDVAWSALLDPERVAPCMPGAKLTKSEGHEFAGSVKVKLGPISLQYKGTGSFTEVDETARRVVIDASGKDARGAGTAAATVTAALTDHGEATAVRVDTDLKVTGKPAQLGRGLISEVGGRILDQFASCLADRLAGEQSGAREAIEPTAAAAASTGAASSGKTASDRVADNGSVDGEEAAAAARHPSRSTGGRPGWRVTQPEGTEVGHTEVVAADTVDETGTSGSGQQEPQPPRYQEPVAPAPEAPSTDPIDLLDTAGYPVLKRAAPIVAGVLAVVLLRSLVRRRKRRRVEACGG from the coding sequence ATGCAGCACAACTTCAGCGTCGGTGTCCCGATCGACGTGGCATGGTCGGCGTTGCTGGATCCCGAGCGGGTGGCGCCCTGCATGCCCGGTGCCAAGCTCACCAAGTCCGAGGGCCACGAGTTCGCCGGCTCGGTGAAGGTCAAGCTCGGCCCGATCTCGTTGCAGTACAAGGGAACCGGATCGTTCACCGAGGTCGACGAGACGGCGCGCCGGGTCGTCATCGACGCCAGTGGCAAGGACGCGCGCGGGGCGGGAACGGCGGCCGCCACGGTGACCGCCGCGCTCACCGACCACGGCGAGGCGACGGCCGTGCGGGTCGACACGGACCTCAAGGTCACCGGCAAACCGGCGCAGCTCGGCAGGGGCCTGATCTCGGAGGTCGGTGGCCGCATCCTGGACCAGTTCGCCTCGTGTCTCGCGGACCGCCTCGCCGGTGAGCAGTCGGGTGCCCGCGAGGCGATCGAGCCGACGGCCGCCGCGGCCGCGAGTACCGGTGCCGCCTCGTCCGGCAAGACCGCCAGTGACCGGGTCGCCGACAACGGCAGCGTCGACGGTGAGGAGGCTGCCGCGGCGGCGCGGCATCCCTCGCGGAGTACCGGGGGCAGGCCGGGATGGCGGGTGACGCAGCCGGAAGGCACCGAGGTCGGCCACACCGAGGTCGTCGCCGCCGACACCGTGGACGAGACCGGGACTTCCGGCAGCGGCCAGCAGGAGCCACAGCCACCGAGGTATCAGGAGCCGGTCGCGCCCGCGCCGGAAGCACCGTCGACCGACCCGATCGACCTGCTCGACACCGCCGGGTATCCGGTGCTCAAGCGAGCCGCCCCGATCGTGGCCGGAGTCCTGGCAGTGGTGTTGCTGCGCAGCCTCGTCCGCCGCCGCAAACGCCGCCGAGTAGAGGCATGCGGGGGTTGA
- a CDS encoding SAM-dependent methyltransferase, with the protein MRVAPTERDYCQANRSFLGGAVQHLVTEDGNDQFLDLGSGVPTVGNVHEIAHRHNPVARVAHVDWEVIACHHARNLLGDNEHLTIIEADVTQVDVVLDAAARLLTYADRPPAGSHLVAGDDSVDVV; encoded by the coding sequence CTGCGCGTGGCCCCTACCGAACGCGACTACTGCCAAGCCAACCGAAGCTTCCTCGGCGGCGCGGTGCAGCACCTGGTCACCGAGGACGGTAATGACCAGTTCCTCGACCTGGGCTCCGGGGTCCCCACGGTCGGCAACGTCCACGAGATCGCCCACCGCCACAACCCCGTCGCCCGGGTGGCCCATGTGGACTGGGAGGTCATCGCCTGCCACCACGCGCGCAACCTGCTCGGCGACAACGAACACCTCACCATCATCGAAGCCGATGTCACCCAGGTCGACGTCGTCCTCGACGCAGCTGCGCGGCTGCTGACCTACGCAGACCGGCCCCCCGCGGGTTCTCACCTCGTGGCTGGCGACGACAGCGTCGACGTGGTCTAG
- a CDS encoding AbrB/MazE/SpoVT family DNA-binding domain-containing protein — protein MTSASVKMNAQGRVSLVADIRNALHITTDTDLVEYIEDGRVVIESKANLMRRIQRDATASDSGTGSVTDELIRDRRAEAAAERAETEPNA, from the coding sequence ATGACAAGCGCAAGCGTGAAGATGAACGCCCAGGGTCGTGTGTCACTGGTTGCCGATATCCGCAACGCGCTGCACATCACGACTGACACGGACCTGGTGGAATACATCGAGGACGGCCGGGTCGTCATCGAGTCGAAGGCGAACCTGATGCGCCGGATCCAACGCGACGCCACCGCAAGCGACAGCGGCACCGGCTCGGTGACCGACGAGTTGATCCGTGACCGCCGTGCCGAGGCCGCGGCCGAGCGTGCCGAGACGGAGCCGAACGCATGA
- a CDS encoding type II toxin-antitoxin system VapC family toxin yields MSVVFDASALMAWIYSEPGADVVAESLADESTTISAVNWSEVLQKIDARGGDADQLGERILALGVSVAAFDSAEARAAARLYPATRTAGLSLGDRACLALAQRLDHTALTADTAWTRIPKTTGVTVELIRDPHHRSAAGV; encoded by the coding sequence ATGAGCGTCGTGTTCGACGCCAGCGCGCTGATGGCATGGATCTACTCCGAACCCGGAGCCGACGTCGTCGCCGAGTCTCTCGCCGACGAGTCAACGACGATCTCGGCGGTGAACTGGTCCGAGGTGCTGCAGAAGATCGACGCACGCGGCGGGGACGCCGACCAGCTCGGCGAGCGCATCCTCGCCCTCGGAGTGTCCGTCGCAGCCTTCGACTCCGCCGAGGCCCGCGCGGCCGCACGGCTCTACCCGGCCACCCGCACCGCCGGCCTCTCCCTCGGTGACCGCGCCTGCCTCGCCCTCGCCCAGCGTCTCGACCACACCGCACTGACCGCCGACACCGCCTGGACCCGGATCCCCAAGACCACCGGCGTGACCGTCGAACTGATCCGCGACCCGCACCACCGGAGCGCGGCAGGCGTGTAA
- a CDS encoding o-succinylbenzoate synthase, whose protein sequence is MARELIDLADLDAVRVYVLPMRSRFRGIDYRTGVLLNGPAGWGEFCPFEDYSDAESVPWLTAALESCTVPWPEPVRQSVPVNCTVPAVDAATAHRVVTSSGCSTAKVKVAERGQTAADDVERVRAVRDALGLAGAIRVDANAAWDVDTAVTRIRELARAAGELEYVEQPCPTIDDLAEVRRRVDVRIAADESIRHADDPLRVAVAGAADVAVIKAAPLGGVHKALEVAEASGLPCVVSSAVETSVGLAAQLALAGTLPELPFACGLGTTALLDGDVVADSFVPVDGRLSVPRQAPAPDPTLVAAATPQARTQRRWLDRLQRVDALLREAAA, encoded by the coding sequence ATGGCGCGTGAGCTCATCGACCTGGCGGACCTCGACGCGGTGCGCGTGTACGTGCTGCCGATGCGCAGCAGGTTCCGAGGCATCGACTACCGCACGGGAGTGCTGCTCAACGGCCCCGCCGGATGGGGCGAGTTCTGCCCGTTCGAGGACTACTCCGACGCCGAGTCCGTGCCGTGGCTCACGGCGGCGCTGGAATCCTGCACCGTCCCCTGGCCCGAGCCGGTCCGCCAGAGCGTGCCGGTGAACTGCACCGTTCCCGCCGTCGACGCAGCGACGGCGCATCGTGTCGTCACCTCGTCGGGCTGTTCGACGGCGAAGGTGAAGGTCGCCGAGCGAGGCCAGACCGCCGCCGACGACGTGGAACGGGTCCGCGCGGTGCGCGACGCGCTCGGTCTCGCCGGTGCAATCCGGGTGGACGCGAACGCCGCGTGGGACGTCGACACCGCAGTGACTCGCATTCGGGAGCTTGCGCGTGCTGCGGGTGAACTCGAGTACGTCGAGCAGCCCTGTCCGACGATCGACGATCTCGCCGAGGTGCGGCGTCGCGTGGACGTCCGGATCGCAGCGGACGAATCGATCCGCCACGCCGACGACCCGCTCCGCGTCGCCGTCGCCGGAGCGGCCGACGTCGCGGTCATCAAGGCCGCACCGCTCGGCGGAGTGCACAAGGCCCTCGAGGTCGCCGAAGCGTCCGGATTGCCGTGCGTGGTGTCGTCGGCGGTGGAGACCAGCGTCGGTCTCGCCGCGCAGCTCGCGCTCGCGGGGACGTTGCCTGAGCTGCCGTTCGCGTGCGGACTCGGCACGACGGCACTGCTCGACGGTGACGTCGTGGCCGATTCCTTCGTTCCCGTCGACGGGCGGTTGTCGGTGCCGCGGCAGGCACCGGCACCGGACCCGACGCTCGTCGCCGCCGCCACGCCCCAGGCGAGGACCCAACGACGCTGGCTCGACCGGCTGCAACGCGTCGACGCTCTCCTACGCGAAGCCGCTGCGTAG
- a CDS encoding suppressor of fused domain protein — protein sequence MTTDKQPLTAVGGGAHRFVGLAENLEQHAGRPTGAEPPNVRGDNRGYGLVFFELDDYHLTSVISSGLRFQAIGADPAQELACTVYKEQAAAARYLVDVTAELLVTQRSHLVPDQMVPNRDVLLPGTEFHGVLAGGHPLFPPEFTRFTDPGGVEQLQVFTLLPVTLGEVNYVLDHGVTALRQQWARFEVDVFDLGRPSVV from the coding sequence ATGACGACCGACAAGCAGCCCCTCACCGCGGTTGGCGGCGGTGCGCACCGGTTCGTCGGCCTGGCGGAGAACCTCGAACAGCACGCGGGGCGCCCCACCGGCGCCGAACCGCCGAACGTGCGCGGCGACAACCGGGGCTACGGCCTGGTCTTCTTCGAGCTCGACGACTACCACCTGACCTCGGTGATCAGCTCCGGACTCCGCTTCCAGGCCATCGGCGCCGATCCCGCCCAGGAACTCGCCTGCACCGTCTACAAGGAACAGGCCGCCGCCGCGCGGTACCTCGTGGACGTCACGGCCGAACTGCTCGTCACCCAGCGCAGCCACCTCGTCCCGGACCAGATGGTGCCGAACCGGGACGTGCTGCTGCCGGGCACGGAGTTCCACGGCGTGCTCGCGGGAGGCCACCCGCTGTTCCCGCCGGAGTTCACCCGGTTCACCGACCCCGGTGGTGTCGAGCAGCTCCAGGTGTTCACGCTGCTGCCGGTGACGCTCGGCGAGGTCAACTACGTGCTCGACCACGGGGTGACCGCGCTGCGCCAGCAGTGGGCGCGGTTCGAGGTGGACGTCTTCGACCTCGGCCGCCCCAGCGTCGTCTGA
- a CDS encoding DNA repair helicase XPB, protein MTDGPLIVQSDKTVLLEVDHERADDARIAIAPFAELERAPEHVHTYRITPLALWNARAAGHDAEQVVDALVSFTRFPVPQPLLVDIADTMGRFGRLQLANNPAHGLVLIALDRAVLEEVMRHKKIKPMLGDRIDDDTVIVHPSERGRLKQALLKIGWPAEDLAGYVDGEAHPISLHEEGWQLRDYQRQAVQSFWAGGSGVVVLPCGAGKTLVGAAAMAEAEATTLILVTNTVAGRQWKRELIERTSLTEEEIGEYSGEKKEIRPVTIATYQVITRKSKGEYQHLELFDSRDWGLVVYDEVHLLPAPVFRMTADLQSRRRLGLTATLVREDGREGDVFSLIGPKRYDAPWKDIEAQGWIAPADCVEVRVTLTDNERLQYATAEAEDRYKLCATAATKVPVVKAILDQHPGEPTLVIGAYLDQLHELGEALDAPIVEGSTKNKERESLFDAFRKGEINRLVVSKVANFSIDLPEAAVAVQVSGTFGSRQEEAQRLGRLLRPKAERNQAHFYSVVSRDTLDTDYAAHRQRFLSEQGYAYRIVDADDLLGPALPDAG, encoded by the coding sequence GTGACGGACGGACCTCTGATCGTGCAGTCCGACAAGACGGTGCTGCTCGAGGTGGACCACGAACGGGCCGACGACGCCCGGATCGCGATCGCGCCGTTCGCCGAGCTCGAACGCGCCCCCGAGCACGTCCACACCTACCGCATCACCCCGCTCGCCCTGTGGAACGCGCGCGCCGCGGGCCACGACGCCGAGCAGGTCGTCGACGCCCTCGTCAGCTTCACACGGTTCCCCGTGCCGCAGCCGCTGCTCGTCGACATCGCCGACACCATGGGCCGGTTCGGCCGCCTCCAGCTGGCGAACAACCCCGCGCACGGGCTCGTGCTCATCGCACTCGACCGCGCGGTGCTCGAAGAAGTGATGCGGCACAAGAAGATCAAGCCGATGCTCGGCGACCGCATCGACGACGACACCGTCATCGTCCACCCCAGCGAACGAGGCAGGCTCAAGCAGGCGTTGCTCAAGATCGGCTGGCCCGCCGAGGACCTCGCGGGCTACGTCGACGGGGAGGCTCACCCGATCTCGCTGCACGAGGAAGGCTGGCAGCTGCGCGATTACCAGCGCCAAGCCGTGCAGTCGTTCTGGGCAGGCGGCTCCGGTGTCGTCGTGCTGCCGTGCGGCGCGGGCAAGACCCTCGTCGGCGCCGCCGCCATGGCCGAGGCCGAGGCGACCACGTTGATCCTGGTCACCAACACCGTCGCGGGCAGGCAGTGGAAGCGGGAACTGATCGAGCGCACCTCACTGACCGAGGAGGAGATCGGCGAGTACTCCGGGGAGAAGAAGGAGATCCGCCCGGTCACCATCGCGACCTATCAGGTGATCACCCGCAAGTCGAAGGGCGAGTACCAGCACCTCGAACTGTTCGACTCCCGCGACTGGGGCCTGGTCGTCTACGACGAGGTGCACCTGCTGCCCGCGCCGGTGTTCCGGATGACCGCGGACCTGCAGTCCCGGCGTCGGCTCGGGCTCACCGCGACCCTCGTCCGTGAGGACGGCCGCGAAGGCGACGTGTTCTCGTTGATCGGCCCGAAGCGCTACGACGCTCCGTGGAAGGACATCGAGGCACAGGGCTGGATCGCACCCGCCGACTGCGTCGAGGTCCGGGTGACGCTCACCGACAACGAACGCCTGCAGTACGCCACCGCCGAGGCCGAGGACCGCTACAAGCTCTGCGCCACCGCCGCCACCAAGGTGCCCGTGGTCAAAGCCATTCTCGACCAGCATCCCGGCGAGCCCACGCTGGTCATCGGCGCCTACCTCGACCAGCTGCACGAGCTCGGCGAGGCACTCGACGCCCCGATCGTGGAGGGCTCCACGAAGAACAAGGAACGCGAGTCGCTCTTCGACGCGTTCCGCAAGGGCGAGATCAACCGGCTGGTCGTCTCCAAGGTCGCGAACTTCTCCATCGACCTGCCGGAAGCGGCGGTCGCGGTGCAGGTGTCCGGCACGTTCGGGTCCCGGCAGGAGGAGGCGCAGCGACTCGGCCGGTTGCTGCGCCCGAAGGCCGAACGCAACCAGGCGCACTTCTACTCGGTGGTCTCCCGCGACACCCTGGACACCGACTACGCCGCTCACCGGCAGCGTTTCCTCTCCGAACAGGGTTACGCCTACCGCATCGTCGACGCGGACGACCTGCTCGGCCCCGCGCTGCCCGACGCCGGCTGA
- a CDS encoding TetR/AcrR family transcriptional regulator has protein sequence MREWIPVSTSPKGRLALAAIEDFGTRPFEEVTVTGLAAAANVTTGALYHHFGSKLGLYAFVRADVERRLLDRMEGAVAAGGPDRAAAVTTALLVGLDFAVRENFLRILGAPPVATDHDRLAESLDRWTVPAAPPLGRVLAAAWRAALSAIADGAEPEQARAAIATLRLDSSGAE, from the coding sequence ATGCGCGAGTGGATTCCGGTATCGACGTCCCCGAAGGGCAGGCTCGCCCTCGCCGCGATCGAGGACTTCGGCACCCGCCCCTTCGAGGAGGTCACGGTCACCGGACTCGCGGCAGCCGCGAATGTCACCACGGGCGCGCTCTATCACCACTTCGGCAGCAAGCTGGGGCTGTACGCGTTCGTGCGGGCGGACGTGGAACGGCGCCTCCTGGACCGAATGGAGGGCGCAGTGGCGGCCGGAGGGCCGGACCGCGCGGCAGCCGTGACCACAGCGCTGCTCGTCGGGCTGGATTTCGCCGTCCGCGAGAACTTCCTCCGCATCCTGGGAGCCCCTCCCGTAGCCACCGACCACGATCGGTTGGCCGAGTCGCTCGACCGATGGACGGTCCCCGCTGCCCCACCGCTCGGCCGAGTGCTCGCGGCGGCGTGGCGTGCCGCCCTATCGGCGATCGCCGACGGCGCCGAGCCGGAGCAGGCCCGCGCCGCGATCGCCACTCTCCGACTGGACTCGTCCGGTGCCGAGTGA
- a CDS encoding VOC family protein: MKLEFLFVPTSDLAASLTLYRDTFGFTEVWREGEATVALALPGSDVQVMLDANDPKAPVGPLFVVDSVETFHSGRSEALGVVEAPTEIPGGFLATYQDPGGATIYVMDQSTDQ, encoded by the coding sequence GTGAAACTCGAGTTCCTGTTCGTCCCGACCTCGGACCTGGCCGCGTCGCTCACCCTCTACCGGGACACCTTCGGATTCACGGAGGTCTGGCGGGAGGGCGAGGCGACCGTCGCGCTGGCGCTCCCCGGCAGCGACGTGCAAGTCATGCTCGACGCCAACGACCCCAAGGCTCCGGTCGGCCCGCTGTTCGTCGTGGACAGCGTCGAGACCTTCCATTCTGGGCGCTCGGAGGCCCTCGGCGTGGTCGAAGCGCCCACCGAGATTCCCGGCGGCTTCCTGGCCACGTACCAGGATCCGGGCGGTGCGACGATCTACGTCATGGACCAGTCGACGGACCAGTAA
- a CDS encoding DUF2795 domain-containing protein — MTDRDELRASKALQGLQFPTTKADMVEYARERSASEGTLRALEALPEGQYANREQAVESVPQRPEQS, encoded by the coding sequence ATGACGGATCGTGACGAACTCCGGGCCAGCAAGGCGCTGCAGGGGTTGCAGTTCCCGACCACCAAAGCGGACATGGTGGAGTACGCCCGGGAACGGTCGGCGTCGGAAGGCACGCTGCGGGCGTTGGAAGCACTGCCGGAAGGGCAGTACGCCAACCGTGAGCAGGCGGTGGAATCAGTGCCGCAGCGCCCTGAACAGTCGTAA